The DNA sequence CTTGCTCGGATCGCCCAGCAGTGCCGGATCCACGGGCTGCCCCAGCCGCCCCAGGGCCTCCACCGCTGCCTGCCGGATCAACGCATCATTCGACTTCGTGACCGTCTCGATGGCTGCCAGTACGGCCGCGGACGGCTTGTCCCACACCTCATCCAGTTGCGCCAGCAGTTGCGCGGGATCACTGGACAGTGCGCTGATCACCGGCGAATTCCACCCTTTGGGCCGGTTCGCCTTGGGGAAGTACGCGCTCAGCGCCAGGATCGCCATCTGCGATTCCCGGAATGGCGTGCGGAAGTTTTCATACGACTGCAGCGGATCCAGCCAACCGCCCCACGGCTGCTGCCGCTCCAACAGATAGGCGATCGCCTTCGCCACCTGCGGATGGTCTGCCGGAATACCCGCCGCATGCAGCGCCCATAGGGCATGGCCGGTTTGGAACTCCACCTCGGGCTGCCCGGTAGGGAAGTTCATCGCCCACTGGCCGTCCGGACGCTGCAGCGAGAGGATGCGCTTGGCGTTCCTGGCGATCTGCTCCTCGTATCGCACCTTGTCCATCTCGGCCAGCGCCAGCGTCTGGTAGCAGAGGTCCACCATGTTTTTGACCTCGCCGCGCGCCACCATCTCCGGCAGCCGCTCGTCGTGGGTCTCGGTCCAGGCGTACCATGCCACCTCGTGCGCACTCACCAGCGGCGTATTCCCGTTGGTCTCGTCACCCGGTAGCTTGTCGCGGCCGGCGTAATAAAGGTTCAGATACTTCGCGACGCCCTGGTGGAACTTCTCTCGCCGCTCGCCGGTGATCTGATCCTCGAAGATGTCCATCAGATGCGACATGCGTCCCAGCACATTCGCGGGCGCCGAGATCATGCGCGCCCAAACCGCGCCTTCCTGTTCGAATCCATAGAAGGGCCGCGGGTTGTTATAGAACCGCTCCGAGAGGAACTGCAGCTGTTGCCGCTGCACCACTGGATACCCGTTGCGCGTCGCATAGAGCTGCGCGCGCTGGGAGAAGTGCGTCGCGTGGCAGGCCACGCACAGCGACGTCTCCTGGTGCACCGCACTCACCCGATCGAGCGTTCCGCCGCGCCGTGGCGTATTCGCATGCCACGAGTCGCCCGCCGCCAGGATATAGTCCAGACCCGTTCGCACGGCCGTCTGCGGATCCCTGTAGGGCGCCGGATCATACAGCCGCGTCCGCAGCTTGTACTCCGGATGCGCGGCCCGCACGGCTATGTAGTAGTCTCCGGCCTCGCTGAGAATGCGCGGGATGAACTTGTTGCCCGGCAGGGCCTGCACCTCATGCGGCAGAGAGACCGGATCCTCTCCCTGGAAGTGCTCCTCCAGCTTGCCGCCGGCCAACCGGTAGACCGCCACGTTCACCGGCACCTGGTCACGCTCCATCAGTTCGATCTGGAAGAACACCAGCTTCGGCGCGGAGCCTGTGAAGTGGAACTTGTACCAGTCCGTGCGCGCCGGATCCTCGACGATGGCCGTTCGCGGCGTACCCGGCAGCGGGATGTACGGCGCATCGTCGCCCGAGGCGAACACGGTCTTGCCCAGTGTTATCTCCATCGCGTCCTGCCAGCGGTGGCAGGGGCCGCGGCGCACCGCATCGGTCAGCGGCCAGCGGTTGACGGTCAATCGGAACTGGCCCGATGCGCCTGAGTTCGATACGCGCACTTCCGCCTTGCCCGCCTTCGGCACCCGGAACTGTGTGTAGAAATCGGCGTCGCCGGCATGCAACACCTTCTCCGCCAGCACGGCATCGCCCTGGGCCACCTGCACAGTCAGCCGCGCGTCGGGACCCAGTCCGCTTAGCGATGCTACCGAATAGAGCAGGCTGTACTGGCTGGCCGGAGTGAGTTCCGGCAGCGCCACCGTTTCCGTCCGGATCGGACCCGTGCGGCTCTGCACAACGGGCAGCGGAGCAGGTTGTCCTTGCAGACCCAGACCTGCGGCCAGGCAGGCGAAGAGCAGGCGTTCCCAGAATTTGTGCGTCATCGGCTTCCCTCTACGATATTGCAGCGCGCGCGGCTCGTGGGGTGCGGACGTGCTGACCCGACGCCCACTCTGACGCTACGATGAACATGAGATGTGCTCCAGCCGCCTTGCTCTTCTTCCCATCTTTGCCCTCGCCCCGCTTGTGGCCGCCGCCCAATCCAATGCGGCCGACCTGGAAGCGGTCATCACGACCAGCGCCGGAACGATTCGATTTGAGTTCGCACCCGACAAGGCCCCCAAACATGTCGAGAACTTCCTGAAGTGGGCTCGTCAGGGCTACTATGATGGCGGAGCCTTCCACCGAACCATCTCCTACGGCATCATCCAGGGCGGCGACCCACTGCTCAAGGACGCCAAGAGCGCGCGAGCCCTCTGGGGCACCGGCGGCCTCAAGTTGCAGGCCGACGAGTTCAGCGACATGAAGCACGAGCGCGGCACCGTCTCCACCGTCCGCATCCCGAATCAGAAGAACAGCGACGGCAGCCAGTTTTTCATCTGCGTCCAGCCGCAACCGCCGCTCGACGGGCAGTACTCCACCTTTGGCCGCGTCACCGAAGGCATGGACGTCGTCGAGAAGATCTCGCAGTCGAAAGTGGACGGCAGTGCCATCGCGGTTGAGCCGGTCCGCATCCTGAAGGTCACCATCGAAAAGAAGAGGACAGAGCCGTTCGTGGACGCCACCGTCGAACAGCTCCGCCGCACTGTGACCATGAAGACTACCCTCGGCACAATGAAGATCAAGCTGGAGCCCGACTGGGCGCCCAATCACGTACGCAATTTCCTCAAGCTTGTCGACACCGGCTGGTACAACGGCACCGCCTTCCACCGCGTGATCAAGGGCTTCGTGGCGCAAGGCGGCATGGGCGACAAGCGCGAACCGAATCCCACGCATCCGGCCGACCGTTGGGTCCGCCCGGTGAAAGGCGAATTCCGCCAGGACCTGAAACACGAGCGCGGCATTCTCTCCATGGCCCGCGCCGATGACCCGGACTCCGCCAGCACCTCATTCTTCCTGATGCTCGCCCCGGCCCCGCACCTCGACGGCAAGTACACCATCTTTGGCCGTGTCGTCGAGGGATTGGAGGTGCTGGACGCCTTTGAGAAGGAAGAACTGGACGGAGAGACGCCGAAGCGCAGTCTGCGAATCATTGAGGCTGTGGTCGACCCGCTCTGATCTTTCCATTCGCTATCAAAGAATTTACTATACAGCGTATATCGATTCCTATACGCTGTATACGTGGCAGCTCCGTCCGACCTGAAGACGCGCATCTCCGCCGTGGCGCTCGACCTCCTCGAGCAGGACGGCCCCGAAGCCGTCACCATGCGCAAAGTGGCCACCGCCGTAGGCATCACGCCCATGGCGATCTATCACCACTTTGACTCTCGCGAGACGCTGCTCCGTCAGGTCACGGACGTGGAGTTCGACAAGTTGCTCGACTTCATCAATGCCCGCGGGCATCGCGGTTCGCTGCGGACGCAGATCCTGCACTGCATGGACGGGTATCTCGACTACGCTTTCAGGCGGGCCCGTGTCTTCGATCACGTCTTCTCCAAACCCAGGGAAGGCGCCCGCCGATTCCCCGACGATTTCCGTGCCCGCCGGTCTCCGACCCTGACGCCTATCGCCGACCTCGTTACCAGGGCCATGTCCGAGGGGCAACTCGCCGAGGACGATCCGTGGGAGGTGGCCCTCGAGCTGTGGTCCCTCGCCCACGGCTACATTACTCTCTACCGGGCCGGCCGCTTCCACCTGGACGAACAACAGTTTCGCGGGCTCGTGCATCGTGCCCTGAAGAGACTGCTGGATGGGCTTCGTGCCCAGGAAGGCACAACGTGATGAGACCTGCTGTCGCCGCCGTCGCCGCGGTAGCCCTCTCGGCCACCGCCATCTTCTTCGCCGACTCCCTGCACCCCGTGTGGTGGCTGATGTGGCTGGCGCCCATCCCGGTGCTGCTGCTGGCCCCGCGACTGACAGCCCTGCCGCTCTTCGGCGCCGCCTTCCTGGCCTGGGCGGTCGGGCACCTCAACCTTGTGAGCTACTACCGCATGGTGCAGATCCCGTATGCGGTCATTGCCCTGGCCGTGGCTGGACCGGCGCTCCTCTTCGGACTCTCGGCACTGCTCTACCGCGTGCTGGTGCTGCGAGGGCACGCGCTAGCCGCCGCCGCCGCGTTCGCCAGCTTCTGGACGCTCTGCCAGTATCTGATCGAGTACTCCGGCGGAAGCTACGGCGACCTCGCTTACACACAGATGAACTGCCTGCCCCTGCTGCAACTCGCGTCCGTCACGGGCATGTCTGGCATTACGTTCGTGGTCATGCTCATCCCCGCGTCCGTGGCGGCGGCCGTGACAGCGCGCTCCAAACGGGCCGTTCTGGCGGTCACAGCCGCTGTGCTGGTTGCGGTCTTCGGGTTCGGTGTGTCGCGCCTGGGTTCGCATGGTGACGACCCCACTGTCGTGGTCGGCATGGTGGTCTCGGATCTCAAACAGAACCTGCTGCCCGAAAAGCCGGACGATGCCAGCCGCTTGTTGAAGCAATACGCCGAGGAGGCCGTGAATCTCGGCCGCCGCGGGGCCCGCATCATCCTGCTGCCGGAGATGGCCGCCGTCGTCACAGACGATCACCTCGCCGAGTTGGATCAGCTCTTCGGCCAGACGGCGCGGGCCGCTAACGCGCGGATCCTCGTCCCCATCCTCCACCCGATGCCGGAAGGGCGCCGCAACGAAGCCCGGCTCTACGATGCCACGGGCCGCCTGGAGGCCACTTATTGGAAGCACCATCTCGTACCGGTGCTGGAAGACCGCACGCGTCCGGGCACTGAGCTTGCATTGCTGCGCGACCCACGCTCCACCATCGGCATCGAGATCTGCCGCGATATGGACTTCGTCCCTCTGGCCCGCCGCTATGGCCGTGAAGGGACCGGCCTGCTGCTTGTGCCGGCCTGGGATTTCGTCGTCGACGACTGGCTGCATAGCCGCATGGCCTTCATGCGCGGTGTGGAGAACGGCTTCCACGTTGCGCGCCTGGCGAAGCAGGGCCGCATGACGCTGCTCGACGCCCACGGCCGCGTCCGGGTCGAACGCGACAGCAAAGCCGCGCCGTTCTCCACACTTCTGGCGCCCGTCGGTCTGCAGGCGCTGCCGACGCTCTACACCCGCTGGGGCGACTGGTTCATTGGCGTGCTCGTGCTGATCCTCTGCGCGTGCCTCGCCTATGGATTCAGCAGACGAAGTTCGCCGTAGCGGACGCGGAGTCTACTCCGCTCGGATGGCGGTCGTTGGATCCACGCGGGCTGCCCGCAGGGCCGGAATCGCGCCCGAGCCGATCGTCATCAGCGCGGCCAGCCCCACTGCGGCCAGCATCGTGGGCCCGTCGCCCGGCTCGACCCCTGAGAGCAGCGACCGCAGCAGCAGGCCCGCGCCATAGGCCAGGGACACGCCAAACACAACGCCAACGGCGGCCAGTGCGGCGCCTTGCCTCAGGATCATCCGGCCGATATCACCGGACCTCGCACCCAACGCCATGCGTACGCCGATCTCCTGCATCCTGCTTGACACGTTGAAGGCCAGCAGCCCGTGGATGCCGATCGCCGCGAGCAGGAACGACACCAGTGCAAATGCCCCCAGCACCCGCAATTGGACGGCCCGTGACAATGTCTGCGCCTCCACCACCTCGGTCAACGTCTGTACGTCCGAGACCGACTGTTCCGGATTCACCTCACGGATGACGCGCCGCAGCGTGTTTGCCAGCGCCTCCGTCGGTAGGGTCGAGCGCACCACCAGGTCTTTGGGCGCGTACCAGGTGGACACCTGGTCGTGCTGGTAGTACGAGAGGTAGACTTGCGGTTCGCTCTCCTGCTCCAGTCCGCGCACCCGCACATCCCCCACTACGCCGACAATCTCCCGGTCGTGGTTGCCGAACTGGAAATGGCGGTCGATCGGATTCTCTCCGGGGAAATAGCGGCGCACGAACGACGCACTCACCACCGCGACAAACGGCTTGTCGAAACGGTCCTGCTCCGAAACGTCCCGGCCCAGGCGCAGAGGAATCTGCATGGTCGAGAAGAAGCCCGGAGTGACAAACCGCAGGCTGGCGTTCAAGCGGTTGGCCCCGTCCCGCAGGCGCCCGGCAATCTCCACGGGCCAGACCCCGCCCCTGTGTACCATCGGCAGAAAGCTTGTGTACGCGGCGCCCGTCACGCCCGGAATCTGCCGCACCGCGCCCAATACCTGTGCGTAGAACGCCTCCCGCACGCTCCGGTTCTCATACCGAGGCATGGGCAGGGAAGTGCGCAGGCTCAGCACGTTCTCCGTGCGAAAGCCAGGATCCGTGGCCTGCACGCGCCACAGCGCCCGCAACAACAGGCCGGACGAGACGACCAGCACGATGGAGCCTGCCACCTCGGCCACTACCAGCATCGAGCGCAGCCTCTCCTTGCGGCCCCCTACGCCAGACCTGCTTCCTTCGCGCAGATTGCTGGAGTCTTCCCGCCGGCTCAGCCGCAGCGCCGGAGCCAGCCCAAACGCGAGCCCGGTGAGCACCGTCAATAAGGCGGCAAACGCGAGTACGCGCAGGTCGACACTGGGTACCTCGGCGATGGGCAGTGAGTTCGGCACCAGGCGCGCCAGCAGTGGCAATGCCGTGATCCCGATTACCACGCCCAGTCCGCCACCCGCCAGCGAAAGCAATAGGCTCTCCGTCAGCATCTGCCGAATCAGCCGCTCCCGGCCGGCCCCCATGGCAGCTCGCACCGCCAGTTCCCTGCGCCGGCTCAGTGATCGCGCGATCAGCAGATTGGCGAGGTTCGTGCAGGCCACCAGCAGCACGCAAAAGGCGGCGCCCAGCAGCGTACGCAGCATCATCACTGAGCGGTCGGAGACCTGTTCTCGCATCGGCAGCACCGTCGCGCCGATGTTCGCCAGCTTTTTCGGAAACTCGCGGGACAACTGCCCGCTGATGCCGGCGAGCTCCACCTGCGCCTGCTGTACGCTGGCGCCTGGCTTCAGCCGAGCCAGTGCATACAGGTACGTATTCTGGCGGTCTTCAAAATCCTCGGGCACGAAGCGCATGGCCGTCCAGAACAGTGCATCACGGCTGGGCAGATAGAAGCCGCGCGGCATCACGCCGATCACGGTGTAGGGCGCCCCGTCCAGTGAGACCTTCCGCCCAATCACGCCGGCATCCCCGCCGAAGAGGCTTCGCCATAGCGTATGGCTCAGCACGACAGTGCCTGTCGCGCCCGTCACGTCGTCGCCCTGCTGGAAATACCGCCCCATCAGCGGCTGCACGCCGAGCAGGGGGAACATCTCCCAAGTCACTGAAGCGCCCTCCAGCCGGACTGGATCCCCCTGTCCGATCAGATCGGCCGACAGCCCGCGATAGGCGCCCATGCTCACATAGGATTTGCTCTCCCTCTTCCAGTCCCGATAGTTGGCCGGGGCAATGTCCCAGAAGTTGCCGTTGATAGTGTGGTTCTCCCACAGCTTCACCAACCGGTCCTGGTCAGGGAACGGCAGAGGCCGCAGCAGCACGTGATCCAGTAGTGTGAAGGCCGCCGTGGTGGCGCCGATCCCGAGCGCGGAAACCAGCACGGCCGTCATCGTAAAGCCGGGCGCGCGCCGCAGCGTCCGGGCCGCATAGCGCAGGTCCTGCCGCGCGATGTCCCAATGCGCGCCCGCCGCGCTCGTCAGTACGTCGGGGATCGTCTCCAGCCACAGGGCGGCGATGCCCGCCAGAGACCCGGCGTCTCTGCGCCGGGCCGCAAAGACGGAGCACATCTCCGCCCCGTATTCCAGCCGGAACGATTTCGGGTACAGCCGCAGCAGAGCACTATACAGCAGCATCATGCCCTCCCCGGAGCCAGGCCGCTGGCCTTCGCCAAGCGCACCAGATTTGTCAGCCGCCGGGTCTCGGCCTTCGCCGTTTCCCGACCAAACTCGGTGATCCGGTAATAGCGGCGGCGCTCGTCATCCTGGTCCGGAGCGGGCCGCTCATTCGTCTCTTCCAGCAGTCCCTGCTCCAGCATTCGCTGAATCGAGCGATACAACGTGCCCGGGCTCAACTTCAATGCCCCGTCCGTCCGAACCGCCACATCCTGAATGATGGCGTACCCATGGCGGTCTTCTTCCGCCACCGCCATCAGGATATGGAACGCCGCTTCCGGCAAGGGGAGCAGGGAATTCGAATCGCCATCCTGGAAGTGCAGCATCTCCTCCAGTATATCCATAGTGGATATATACGCAATGGATATATGTGTAACGGATATAGACCCGCGGCAGCAGCAGAGGGCGAAGGGAAGAAGAGGTAGGGAGCAAGGACGGCTGCCGGCCCTGAGCGGACCGGCAGCCATTGAGCGAGGTGTTTACTGGCCCTGGCCCAGCGAGTAGCCGGCCTTGCCTTCGTAGTTGTAGAGGAACTCAGTCTTGTGGATATCGGCGCCGGCATCCACGGCCCGGCCCATCGCGGCCACTACCTGCTTCAGGCTGATCACCGGATTCCCGGTCGAGCTCTGAAAACGGCAGCGCCAGCTATCGCAGGTGATCGTGTCCGGCAACGGATCGGGATAGACCTTCACGCCGCGGTTGGAGATCATCACGAGTTTCAAGCCGTCGGTGGCGACCGTCTCCATCAGCCTCCCGACGATGTTCGGATCGCCCGGAGCATGATGCACGAAGATGTCGACACCCACCAGTTCGCGGTTGCCGGGCGGCGGCACTTCCGCATGTGCCTGCACCGTCTGGCTGGGCGCCGCGTTGTAGTGGACCGGCTTCAGCAGTTCCGGCAGCTTGCCCACACGGGCGGCGACGGCCTGGGCGAATTCCTTCGTCCCGACCTTTTCCTTGCTGACGCCTTCCTTGAAGATGTCGTAGGTGTGGATGCCATCTTCAATCGTACGCAGCCAGGCGTTGTGGACGCGCTCGGCGATATCGGCCTGATTGAGGTGCACCAGCATCATCACGGAGCCCAGCAGCAGGCCCGACGGGTTCGCCAGGTTTTGGCCTGCGCGCCGCGGAGCCGAGCCGTGGATCGCTTCGAACATCGCATACTTCGTGCCGATGTTGGCCGATCCAGCCAAGCCCACTGACCCGGCGATCTGCGCCGCCACGTCCGACAGGATGTCACCATACAGGTTTGGCATCACGATGACGTCGAATGCTTCCGGCGTGTCGGCCATCTTCGCCGCACCGATGTCGATGATCCAGTGTTCCTTTTCGATCTCCGGATACTCCGGCCCGATCTCGTCGAAGACCTTGTGGAACAGGCCGTCGGTCAGCTTCATGATGTTGTCTTTCGTGAAGCAGGTGACCTTCTTCCGGCCATTGCGCCGCGCGTATTCGAACGCGTAGCGGACAATGCGCTGGCAGCCGCCGCGGGTGATGATCTTCAGGCACTGCACCTGGTCCGGAGTGTGCTGGTACTCGATGCCCGCGTAGAGGTCTTCCTCGTTTTCACGGACGATCACAACATCCATGCCGGGATGCTTCGTCCGGACATAGGGATCGTACGCCACGCACGGGCGCACGTTCGCATAGAGACCCAGCAGCTTTCGCGTGGTAACGTTCAGGCTCTTGAATCCGCCGCCCTGCGGCGTGGTGATGGGTGCCTTCAGGAATACTTTCGTACGCATGAGGCTGTCGAGCGAGCTCTTCTCAATCCCCGCGGAGTTGCCGCGCAGATAGACCTTCTCGCCGATTTCAATTTCTTCGATATCGAGACGGGCGCCGGCCTCCTTCAGGATGTGGAGGGTGGCGTCCATGATTTCCGGACCGATGCCGTCGCCTTTGGCGACTGTGATTGGTGTGTTTGCTGACATTGCAGGATTCCCAACAACTACGAAACTTTCAAGATACCGTAAGCCGACGGGCGCGCGAAAACAGGCCCCGCCGCAAGGGTACCGCAGATCATTGAGGTTTCGCGCGATTTTCCGCCTGAAACTGGCCTTGGAGGGCTAGTCGACGCTATCCCGGCCCACGTACAGCGCGCCGATCTCACCCCGCAGATTATCGATGACCTTGCCGCGCCGCAGCTTCATCGTTGGAGTGAGTTCTCCGGCCTCAATCGAGAACTCGCGCTCCAGAATCTTGAACTTCCTGATCTGCTCGAAGGGTGCAAGCTGACGGTTTACGCGCTGCACAATCCGCTTCACCTCTTCCTGCACTGCCGGGGATTGCGACACCTCGCTAAGCGCCGAGCCGGACTTCACGCCTGCCAGACTCTCTGCTGCGGGCTGGTTGATGGTGATCACTGCCGTGACATACGGCAACCGGTCGCCCACCAGCAGCACCTGGTTGACCAGCGGCTCGAGCTTGAACAGCCCCTCGATGCGCGCCGGGTAGATCTTCTTCCCGTTCGAGGCGACGATCAACTCTTTCTTGCGTCCCGTAATCCAAATGTAGCCATCGGAGTCCATCTCCCCGATGTCGCCAGTGTGCAGCCAGCCGTCGCGCAGGACCGCCGCTGTGGCGTCCGGATCTTTGTAGTAGCCCGAGAACACCATCGCGCCGCGAATCAGCAACTCACCGTCCGTATCGAACCGGATCTCCGCGCCGGGTAGTACCTTCCCGATGGAGCCTGCGCGGGGCCTGTCGATCGGGTTCAACGCCACCACCCCGCCCTCGGTGAGCCCATAGCCTTCAATCAAGGGCATCCCGATGGATGCGTAGAACTCAGCGAGGTCCTTGCCGAGTGGGGCCGACCCACTCGCGGCAATCCGCATGGCGCCGCCCAGACGGGTCCGGATCTTCGAGAATACGACCTTGTCAAAGAACTTCAGTGAGGAACCAACCCACGGCGCGGGCTGCCGACCCTCTCTACGCGCGCGCGCCGCCTCTGAGCCCACGCCGAGGCCCAGGTAAAACAACTTGCGAATCACGGCCGGACGTTTGCGAATCTCGGTGGTGATGCTGGCGTACATGCGCTCCCACACACGGGGCGGGGCGACAAAGAACGTGGGCCGGATGGCTCTCAACTCCGCCGGCAGCTTGTTCAACCCCTCGCTGAAATGCACGGGCACGCCCATGCGAATCATGAGCTGCTGCATAACCATCCGCTGCGTGATATGCGCCGAGGGCAGAAAGGCGATCGTCCGGTCGTCTTCGCTTACGGGTAGCACGGGCGGGCCGCACTCGCAGTTCGACACGATGGAGTGGTGAGTCACCAGACCCATCTTCGGTTCTCCGGTGGCGCCGGATGTCAGGTAGAGGATTGCGTAGTCTCGCGGCTGCACGGCTTCCACCAGACGTGTCAGCAGGCCCGGGTCCGCGTCCATGGCCGTCCGCCCCATGGCGCGCAACTGGTCTAGTGAGAGTGCGCCCGGTCCTCCTCCATCCAGCAGGATTCGGGGCATCCGCAGGTCACTCAGCCCTGCTTCGTCCAGTACCTGCATCGTCTTGGCATTCTCAAGGAAGACCAGACGCGGATCGCAGCCTTTCAGTGTCTTCACCTGGTCGGCCGGAGGCAGGCTCGTATACACGGCGGCGGCGATGCTGCCGTTCGTCATCACGCCGATGTCAGCCAGGTAGAACTCCGCCCGCGTCTCGGACGCCAGTCCCACAATATCGCCGTGCCGGATACCGAGGGCGTGCAGGCCCGCCGCCACTTCCTCGGCGATGCGGGCGTACTCCACCCAGTTGTAAGTCCGATACTTGCCCTGACCTATCGGCTGATGCAACGCGGGGAGTGCCCCCCATGTTGCCTCAGCCATCTTCAGCATCCGGTAAACCGTGCGAAGCTCAGCCGGGAGCGATGGCGCCATCTTGCCCATTCGACGCGGTTCCTTCCTTAACTCACCCATCCACCTGGAACGCCGAACACACTACCATACTTGTCACGGCGGCGAGCTTTCCAGATCTCCAGCTTAGAATACTGGTCATGGCCTATGAAAGAGAATTGGAAGCCGCCCGCAAACTGGCTTCCGATGCGGGGCGCCTCGCCCTGCAGTTCCAGCGCGATGGTTTCGAGGTGGAAGACAAGCCCGACGACTCGCCGGTGACGGCGGCGGACAAGGCCTGCGAGAAGCTCTTTGCCTCCAGACTGGAGGCGGAGTTCCCAGAAGATGGCTTGCTCGGCGAAGAAGGCGCAAACAAACCCGCGTCCAACGGCCGGCGCTGGATCATCGACCCCATCGACGGCACGCGCGATTTTGTACGCGGCAACCGTCTGTGGTGCAATCTGTTGGGGCTGGAGGTGGATGGTGTCGTCGAGGTTGGCGTGGCGACCTTTCCCGCGCTGGGCGAGCAATACTACGCGATCCGCGGCGCCGGCGCCTTCCGCTCATTCGGGGGCGAAGAAATCCGCCTGGCGGTCTCGTCCATCGACAGGGTTGAACGGGCTGTCGCCTGCGTCCTCCAGTTCAACAACGTCCACAAGCGCCCGCATTCCGGCCGGCTGCTGCCCTTCCTTTCACGCTTCTGGGCCGTGCGCAGCATGGGCGGGGCCTGGGATTCCATGTTCGTGGCCTCCGGTCATGCCGAGTTCTGGCTGGAGCCCAGCGCCAAGCCCTGGGACTTGGCCGCCATCTCGGTAATCGCCAAGGAGGCCGGCTGCCGCTTCTACGACTACTCGGGTCTCGACACGATCTACGGAGGCAACGCCGTCGTTGTGACTCCGGCGCTGGAGAAGGAAATCCGCTCGTTCCTTGGTTTAGGTGGTTAGCCGGTCCCTGGAAACAGGGGTCAGCGGCCACGATTGGATGCTCCGCGGGTCGCCGCGCAGGCTCAAACCGCGCCGCTCACCGTACACCCTGCCGGTCAGCCACACTCGACGGTTTGCGAACACCTCCACCACTGATCCATCCAGGAAGATCCTGAGGTCGAGCCGGCCGGGTGGTACGGGCGCTTCCGATCTGCCAACGCTCAGGACGTGACTCTCTGGATCAAAGCCCAATACCTCCTGCCCGCCCCGCAGGAGCCCGAAGGGTTTCATGCCGTCGAGCTTGATGTGGATTTCGCAGCAGTCATCGTGCGCCGCCTCCCGCATGCGCTTGCCCCGCAGTCCGTCATACTCCGCGGCCGGGTTCAGAAGCAGCTTGCCGTCTCCATCGAGCGTCGGCAC is a window from the uncultured Paludibaculum sp. genome containing:
- a CDS encoding peptidylprolyl isomerase, which translates into the protein MCSSRLALLPIFALAPLVAAAQSNAADLEAVITTSAGTIRFEFAPDKAPKHVENFLKWARQGYYDGGAFHRTISYGIIQGGDPLLKDAKSARALWGTGGLKLQADEFSDMKHERGTVSTVRIPNQKNSDGSQFFICVQPQPPLDGQYSTFGRVTEGMDVVEKISQSKVDGSAIAVEPVRILKVTIEKKRTEPFVDATVEQLRRTVTMKTTLGTMKIKLEPDWAPNHVRNFLKLVDTGWYNGTAFHRVIKGFVAQGGMGDKREPNPTHPADRWVRPVKGEFRQDLKHERGILSMARADDPDSASTSFFLMLAPAPHLDGKYTIFGRVVEGLEVLDAFEKEELDGETPKRSLRIIEAVVDPL
- a CDS encoding TetR/AcrR family transcriptional regulator, with protein sequence MAAPSDLKTRISAVALDLLEQDGPEAVTMRKVATAVGITPMAIYHHFDSRETLLRQVTDVEFDKLLDFINARGHRGSLRTQILHCMDGYLDYAFRRARVFDHVFSKPREGARRFPDDFRARRSPTLTPIADLVTRAMSEGQLAEDDPWEVALELWSLAHGYITLYRAGRFHLDEQQFRGLVHRALKRLLDGLRAQEGTT
- a CDS encoding nitrilase-related carbon-nitrogen hydrolase; translation: MRPAVAAVAAVALSATAIFFADSLHPVWWLMWLAPIPVLLLAPRLTALPLFGAAFLAWAVGHLNLVSYYRMVQIPYAVIALAVAGPALLFGLSALLYRVLVLRGHALAAAAAFASFWTLCQYLIEYSGGSYGDLAYTQMNCLPLLQLASVTGMSGITFVVMLIPASVAAAVTARSKRAVLAVTAAVLVAVFGFGVSRLGSHGDDPTVVVGMVVSDLKQNLLPEKPDDASRLLKQYAEEAVNLGRRGARIILLPEMAAVVTDDHLAELDQLFGQTARAANARILVPILHPMPEGRRNEARLYDATGRLEATYWKHHLVPVLEDRTRPGTELALLRDPRSTIGIEICRDMDFVPLARRYGREGTGLLLVPAWDFVVDDWLHSRMAFMRGVENGFHVARLAKQGRMTLLDAHGRVRVERDSKAAPFSTLLAPVGLQALPTLYTRWGDWFIGVLVLILCACLAYGFSRRSSP
- a CDS encoding ABC transporter permease, which codes for MMLLYSALLRLYPKSFRLEYGAEMCSVFAARRRDAGSLAGIAALWLETIPDVLTSAAGAHWDIARQDLRYAARTLRRAPGFTMTAVLVSALGIGATTAAFTLLDHVLLRPLPFPDQDRLVKLWENHTINGNFWDIAPANYRDWKRESKSYVSMGAYRGLSADLIGQGDPVRLEGASVTWEMFPLLGVQPLMGRYFQQGDDVTGATGTVVLSHTLWRSLFGGDAGVIGRKVSLDGAPYTVIGVMPRGFYLPSRDALFWTAMRFVPEDFEDRQNTYLYALARLKPGASVQQAQVELAGISGQLSREFPKKLANIGATVLPMREQVSDRSVMMLRTLLGAAFCVLLVACTNLANLLIARSLSRRRELAVRAAMGAGRERLIRQMLTESLLLSLAGGGLGVVIGITALPLLARLVPNSLPIAEVPSVDLRVLAFAALLTVLTGLAFGLAPALRLSRREDSSNLREGSRSGVGGRKERLRSMLVVAEVAGSIVLVVSSGLLLRALWRVQATDPGFRTENVLSLRTSLPMPRYENRSVREAFYAQVLGAVRQIPGVTGAAYTSFLPMVHRGGVWPVEIAGRLRDGANRLNASLRFVTPGFFSTMQIPLRLGRDVSEQDRFDKPFVAVVSASFVRRYFPGENPIDRHFQFGNHDREIVGVVGDVRVRGLEQESEPQVYLSYYQHDQVSTWYAPKDLVVRSTLPTEALANTLRRVIREVNPEQSVSDVQTLTEVVEAQTLSRAVQLRVLGAFALVSFLLAAIGIHGLLAFNVSSRMQEIGVRMALGARSGDIGRMILRQGAALAAVGVVFGVSLAYGAGLLLRSLLSGVEPGDGPTMLAAVGLAALMTIGSGAIPALRAARVDPTTAIRAE
- a CDS encoding PadR family transcriptional regulator; the protein is MDILEEMLHFQDGDSNSLLPLPEAAFHILMAVAEEDRHGYAIIQDVAVRTDGALKLSPGTLYRSIQRMLEQGLLEETNERPAPDQDDERRRYYRITEFGRETAKAETRRLTNLVRLAKASGLAPGRA
- a CDS encoding NADP-dependent isocitrate dehydrogenase; this translates as MSANTPITVAKGDGIGPEIMDATLHILKEAGARLDIEEIEIGEKVYLRGNSAGIEKSSLDSLMRTKVFLKAPITTPQGGGFKSLNVTTRKLLGLYANVRPCVAYDPYVRTKHPGMDVVIVRENEEDLYAGIEYQHTPDQVQCLKIITRGGCQRIVRYAFEYARRNGRKKVTCFTKDNIMKLTDGLFHKVFDEIGPEYPEIEKEHWIIDIGAAKMADTPEAFDVIVMPNLYGDILSDVAAQIAGSVGLAGSANIGTKYAMFEAIHGSAPRRAGQNLANPSGLLLGSVMMLVHLNQADIAERVHNAWLRTIEDGIHTYDIFKEGVSKEKVGTKEFAQAVAARVGKLPELLKPVHYNAAPSQTVQAHAEVPPPGNRELVGVDIFVHHAPGDPNIVGRLMETVATDGLKLVMISNRGVKVYPDPLPDTITCDSWRCRFQSSTGNPVISLKQVVAAMGRAVDAGADIHKTEFLYNYEGKAGYSLGQGQ